In Chlorocebus sabaeus isolate Y175 chromosome 5, mChlSab1.0.hap1, whole genome shotgun sequence, one genomic interval encodes:
- the ZNF75A gene encoding zinc finger protein 75A isoform X2, protein MMMVDLKVAAYLDPQIRALWETKGPARESSGQSKKSPQMDSLDPKSSCWHFRNFTYEEAAGPREAVSKLQELCHLWLRPEIHSKEQILELLVLEQFLTILPRETQTQMQKHHPQSIEEAVALVEHLQRESGQTWNGVAVHELGKEAVLLGETAEASSFRLKSAESQPVDVSEDEEFWNTYQGLQEQLSRNTHKENEPVYERAVPTQQIIAFPEQTNTKDWTVTPEHVLPESQSLLTFEEVAMYFSQEEWELLDPTQKALYNDVMQENYETVISLALPAQQILVFPEQTNTKDWTVAPELLLPQSQNLLTFEEVAIYFSQEEWELLEYTQKALYNDVMQENYETIISLALFVLPKPKVISCLEQGEEPWVQVSPEFKDSAGKSPTEIQASTDIISKKAKVKVPQKTAGKENHFDIHRVGKWHQDFPVKKRKKLSTWKQELLKLMDRHKKDCAREKPFKCQECGKTFRVSSDLIKHQRIHTEEKPYKCQQCDKRFRWSSDLNKHLTTHQGIKPYKCSWCGKSFSQNTNLHTHQRTHTGEKPFTCHECGKKFSQNSHLIKHRRTHTGEQPYTCSICRRNFSRRSSLLRHQKLHL, encoded by the exons ATGATGATGGTAGATCTGAAAGTGGCTGCATACTTGGACCCTCAGATCAGGGCTTTGTGGGAGACCAAGGGACCTGCAAGAGAGAGCTCCGGTCAGAGTAAAAAATCTCCTCAGATGGACAGTCTCGATCCTAAGAGCTCTTGCTGGCACTTCCGGAACTTCACCTATGAAGAAGCAGCTGGACCTCGTGAGGCTGTCAGCAAACTTCAAGAATTATGTCATCTATGGCTGAGGCCAGAGATCCACTCAAAAGAGCAGATACTGGAACTGCTGGTGCTAGAGCAGTTCCTGACTATTCTGCCCAGGGAGACACAGACCCAGATGCAGAAGCACCATCCACAGAGCATTGAGGAGGCTGTGGCTCTGGTAGAACACTTGCAGAGGGAATCTGGTCAGACATGGAATGGG GTTGCAGTCCATGAGCTGGGAAAGGAGGCAGTGCTCTTGGGAGAAACAGCAGAGGCCTCAAGTTTCAGGCTGAAGTCAGCAGAGTCCCAACCAGTGGACGTATCCGAAGATGAAGAATTTTGGAATACATACCAGGGTCTGCAAGAACAGCTCAGCAGGAATACTCATAAAGAGAATGAGCCCGTGTATGAGAGGG CTGTGCCTACTCAACAGATTATAGCCTTTCCTGAGCAAACAAACACCAAAGACTGGACAGTGACACCTGAGCACGTCTTGCCTGAGTCCCAG AGCTTGTTGACATTTGAAGAAGTGGCCATGTATTTTTCCCAGGAAGAATGGGAGTTATTGGATCCCACTCAGAAGGCCCTCTACAATGATGTAATGCAGGAAAACTATGAGACTGTCATCTCTCTAG CTTTGCCTGCTCAACAGATTTTAGTCTTTCCTGAGCAGACAAACACCAAAGACTGGACAGTGGCACCTGAGCTCCTCTTGCCTCAATCCCAG AACTTGTTGACATTTGAAGAAGTGGCCATATATTTTTCCCAGGAAGAATGGGAGTTACTGGAATATACTCAGAAGGCCCTCTACAATGATGTAATGCAGGAAAACTATGAGACTATCATCTCTCTAG CATTGTTTGTGCTCCCCAAACCTAAAGTGATCTCCTGTCTAGAGCAAGGGGAAGAGCCATGGGTTCAAGTGTCCCCGGAGTTTAAGGATAGTGCCGGAAAATCTCCTACAG AAATACAAGCATCAACAGACATCATATCAAAAAAGGCCAAAGTAAAAGTTCCCCAGAAAACAGCAGgcaaagaaaatcattttgataTTCACAGAGTGGGGAAATGGCACCAAGATTTTccagtgaagaaaagaaagaaactttcaacCTGGAAACAAGAGCTGCTCAAACTTATGGATCGTCACAAGAAGGATTGTGCAAGAGAGAAGCCTTTTAAATGTCAGGAATGTGGGAAAACCTTCAGAGTTAGCTCTGACCTGATTAAGCACCAAAGAATTCACACTGaagagaaaccctataaatgtcAACAGTGTGATAAGAGGTTTAGGTGGAGTTCAGATCTTAATAAGCACTTAACAACACACCAAGGAATAAAACCATATAAATGTTCATGGTGTGGGAAAAGCTTCAGTCAAAATACAAATCTGCATACACACCAAAGAACTCATACAGGAGAAAAGCCCTTCACATGTCATGAATGTGGAAAAAAATTCAGTCAGAACTCCCACCTTATTAAACACCGGAGAACCCACACAGGTGAGCAGCCATATACTTGCAGCATATGCAGGAGAAATTTCAGCAGGCGGTCAAGCCTTCTTAGACACCAGAAACTCCACCTGTGA
- the ZNF75A gene encoding zinc finger protein 75A isoform X4 — MMMVDLKVAAYLDPQIRALWETKGPARESSGQSKKSPQMDSLDPKSSCWHFRNFTYEEAAGPREAVSKLQELCHLWLRPEIHSKEQILELLVLEQFLTILPRETQTQMQKHHPQSIEEAVALVEHLQRESGQTWNGVAVHELGKEAVLLGETAEASSFRLKSAESQPVDVSEDEEFWNTYQGLQEQLSRNTHKENEPVYERAVPTQQIIAFPEQTNTKDWTVTPEHVLPESQSLLTFEEVAMYFSQEEWELLDPTQKALYNDVMQENYETVISLALPAQQILVFPEQTNTKDWTVAPELLLPQSQRLAYHAVHTQLGCFCSGKFGAEVHSLL, encoded by the exons ATGATGATGGTAGATCTGAAAGTGGCTGCATACTTGGACCCTCAGATCAGGGCTTTGTGGGAGACCAAGGGACCTGCAAGAGAGAGCTCCGGTCAGAGTAAAAAATCTCCTCAGATGGACAGTCTCGATCCTAAGAGCTCTTGCTGGCACTTCCGGAACTTCACCTATGAAGAAGCAGCTGGACCTCGTGAGGCTGTCAGCAAACTTCAAGAATTATGTCATCTATGGCTGAGGCCAGAGATCCACTCAAAAGAGCAGATACTGGAACTGCTGGTGCTAGAGCAGTTCCTGACTATTCTGCCCAGGGAGACACAGACCCAGATGCAGAAGCACCATCCACAGAGCATTGAGGAGGCTGTGGCTCTGGTAGAACACTTGCAGAGGGAATCTGGTCAGACATGGAATGGG GTTGCAGTCCATGAGCTGGGAAAGGAGGCAGTGCTCTTGGGAGAAACAGCAGAGGCCTCAAGTTTCAGGCTGAAGTCAGCAGAGTCCCAACCAGTGGACGTATCCGAAGATGAAGAATTTTGGAATACATACCAGGGTCTGCAAGAACAGCTCAGCAGGAATACTCATAAAGAGAATGAGCCCGTGTATGAGAGGG CTGTGCCTACTCAACAGATTATAGCCTTTCCTGAGCAAACAAACACCAAAGACTGGACAGTGACACCTGAGCACGTCTTGCCTGAGTCCCAG AGCTTGTTGACATTTGAAGAAGTGGCCATGTATTTTTCCCAGGAAGAATGGGAGTTATTGGATCCCACTCAGAAGGCCCTCTACAATGATGTAATGCAGGAAAACTATGAGACTGTCATCTCTCTAG CTTTGCCTGCTCAACAGATTTTAGTCTTTCCTGAGCAGACAAACACCAAAGACTGGACAGTGGCACCTGAGCTCCTCTTGCCTCAATCCCAG CGCCTGGCCTACCATGCAGTTCATACCCAATTAGGCTGCTTCTGCAGTGGCAAGTTCGGAGCTGAAGTCCATTCTCTTCTTTAG
- the ZNF75A gene encoding zinc finger protein 75A isoform X1 gives MMMVDLKVAAYLDPQIRALWETKGPARESSGQSKKSPQMDSLDPKSSCWHFRNFTYEEAAGPREAVSKLQELCHLWLRPEIHSKEQILELLVLEQFLTILPRETQTQMQKHHPQSIEEAVALVEHLQRESGQTWNGVAVHELGKEAVLLGETAEASSFRLKSAESQPVDVSEDEEFWNTYQGLQEQLSRNTHKENEPVYERAVPTQQIIAFPEQTNTKDWTVTPEHVLPESQSLLTFEEVAMYFSQEEWELLDPTQKALYNDVMQENYETVISLALPAQQILVFPEQTNTKDWTVAPELLLPQSQNLLTFEEVAIYFSQEEWELLEYTQKALYNDVMQENYETIISLALFVLPKPKVISCLEQGEEPWVQVSPEFKDSAGKSPTGLKLKNDTENHQPVSLSDLEIQASTDIISKKAKVKVPQKTAGKENHFDIHRVGKWHQDFPVKKRKKLSTWKQELLKLMDRHKKDCAREKPFKCQECGKTFRVSSDLIKHQRIHTEEKPYKCQQCDKRFRWSSDLNKHLTTHQGIKPYKCSWCGKSFSQNTNLHTHQRTHTGEKPFTCHECGKKFSQNSHLIKHRRTHTGEQPYTCSICRRNFSRRSSLLRHQKLHL, from the exons ATGATGATGGTAGATCTGAAAGTGGCTGCATACTTGGACCCTCAGATCAGGGCTTTGTGGGAGACCAAGGGACCTGCAAGAGAGAGCTCCGGTCAGAGTAAAAAATCTCCTCAGATGGACAGTCTCGATCCTAAGAGCTCTTGCTGGCACTTCCGGAACTTCACCTATGAAGAAGCAGCTGGACCTCGTGAGGCTGTCAGCAAACTTCAAGAATTATGTCATCTATGGCTGAGGCCAGAGATCCACTCAAAAGAGCAGATACTGGAACTGCTGGTGCTAGAGCAGTTCCTGACTATTCTGCCCAGGGAGACACAGACCCAGATGCAGAAGCACCATCCACAGAGCATTGAGGAGGCTGTGGCTCTGGTAGAACACTTGCAGAGGGAATCTGGTCAGACATGGAATGGG GTTGCAGTCCATGAGCTGGGAAAGGAGGCAGTGCTCTTGGGAGAAACAGCAGAGGCCTCAAGTTTCAGGCTGAAGTCAGCAGAGTCCCAACCAGTGGACGTATCCGAAGATGAAGAATTTTGGAATACATACCAGGGTCTGCAAGAACAGCTCAGCAGGAATACTCATAAAGAGAATGAGCCCGTGTATGAGAGGG CTGTGCCTACTCAACAGATTATAGCCTTTCCTGAGCAAACAAACACCAAAGACTGGACAGTGACACCTGAGCACGTCTTGCCTGAGTCCCAG AGCTTGTTGACATTTGAAGAAGTGGCCATGTATTTTTCCCAGGAAGAATGGGAGTTATTGGATCCCACTCAGAAGGCCCTCTACAATGATGTAATGCAGGAAAACTATGAGACTGTCATCTCTCTAG CTTTGCCTGCTCAACAGATTTTAGTCTTTCCTGAGCAGACAAACACCAAAGACTGGACAGTGGCACCTGAGCTCCTCTTGCCTCAATCCCAG AACTTGTTGACATTTGAAGAAGTGGCCATATATTTTTCCCAGGAAGAATGGGAGTTACTGGAATATACTCAGAAGGCCCTCTACAATGATGTAATGCAGGAAAACTATGAGACTATCATCTCTCTAG CATTGTTTGTGCTCCCCAAACCTAAAGTGATCTCCTGTCTAGAGCAAGGGGAAGAGCCATGGGTTCAAGTGTCCCCGGAGTTTAAGGATAGTGCCGGAAAATCTCCTACAG GGTTAAAGCTCAAAAATGACACTGAAAATCATCAGCCTGTATCTCTTTCTGACTTAGAAATACAAGCATCAACAGACATCATATCAAAAAAGGCCAAAGTAAAAGTTCCCCAGAAAACAGCAGgcaaagaaaatcattttgataTTCACAGAGTGGGGAAATGGCACCAAGATTTTccagtgaagaaaagaaagaaactttcaacCTGGAAACAAGAGCTGCTCAAACTTATGGATCGTCACAAGAAGGATTGTGCAAGAGAGAAGCCTTTTAAATGTCAGGAATGTGGGAAAACCTTCAGAGTTAGCTCTGACCTGATTAAGCACCAAAGAATTCACACTGaagagaaaccctataaatgtcAACAGTGTGATAAGAGGTTTAGGTGGAGTTCAGATCTTAATAAGCACTTAACAACACACCAAGGAATAAAACCATATAAATGTTCATGGTGTGGGAAAAGCTTCAGTCAAAATACAAATCTGCATACACACCAAAGAACTCATACAGGAGAAAAGCCCTTCACATGTCATGAATGTGGAAAAAAATTCAGTCAGAACTCCCACCTTATTAAACACCGGAGAACCCACACAGGTGAGCAGCCATATACTTGCAGCATATGCAGGAGAAATTTCAGCAGGCGGTCAAGCCTTCTTAGACACCAGAAACTCCACCTGTGA
- the ZNF75A gene encoding zinc finger protein 75A isoform X5: MMMVDLKVAAYLDPQIRALWETKGPARESSGQSKKSPQMDSLDPKSSCWHFRNFTYEEAAGPREAVSKLQELCHLWLRPEIHSKEQILELLVLEQFLTILPRETQTQMQKHHPQSIEEAVALVEHLQRESGQTWNGVAVHELGKEAVLLGETAEASSFRLKSAESQPVDVSEDEEFWNTYQGLQEQLSRNTHKENEPVYERAVPTQQIIAFPEQTNTKDWTVTPEHVLPESQSLLTFEEVAMYFSQEEWELLDPTQKALYNDVMQENYETVISLVSVLHIGSTIPGLIQAESF; the protein is encoded by the exons ATGATGATGGTAGATCTGAAAGTGGCTGCATACTTGGACCCTCAGATCAGGGCTTTGTGGGAGACCAAGGGACCTGCAAGAGAGAGCTCCGGTCAGAGTAAAAAATCTCCTCAGATGGACAGTCTCGATCCTAAGAGCTCTTGCTGGCACTTCCGGAACTTCACCTATGAAGAAGCAGCTGGACCTCGTGAGGCTGTCAGCAAACTTCAAGAATTATGTCATCTATGGCTGAGGCCAGAGATCCACTCAAAAGAGCAGATACTGGAACTGCTGGTGCTAGAGCAGTTCCTGACTATTCTGCCCAGGGAGACACAGACCCAGATGCAGAAGCACCATCCACAGAGCATTGAGGAGGCTGTGGCTCTGGTAGAACACTTGCAGAGGGAATCTGGTCAGACATGGAATGGG GTTGCAGTCCATGAGCTGGGAAAGGAGGCAGTGCTCTTGGGAGAAACAGCAGAGGCCTCAAGTTTCAGGCTGAAGTCAGCAGAGTCCCAACCAGTGGACGTATCCGAAGATGAAGAATTTTGGAATACATACCAGGGTCTGCAAGAACAGCTCAGCAGGAATACTCATAAAGAGAATGAGCCCGTGTATGAGAGGG CTGTGCCTACTCAACAGATTATAGCCTTTCCTGAGCAAACAAACACCAAAGACTGGACAGTGACACCTGAGCACGTCTTGCCTGAGTCCCAG AGCTTGTTGACATTTGAAGAAGTGGCCATGTATTTTTCCCAGGAAGAATGGGAGTTATTGGATCCCACTCAGAAGGCCCTCTACAATGATGTAATGCAGGAAAACTATGAGACTGTCATCTCTCTAG TCAGCGTCCTTCACATTGGCTCCACCATACCTGGTCTTATCCAGGCTGAGTCCTTCTAA
- the ZNF75A gene encoding zinc finger protein 75A isoform X3 — protein MMMVDLKVAAYLDPQIRALWETKGPARESSGQSKKSPQMDSLDPKSSCWHFRNFTYEEAAGPREAVSKLQELCHLWLRPEIHSKEQILELLVLEQFLTILPRETQTQMQKHHPQSIEEAVALVEHLQRESGQTWNGVAVHELGKEAVLLGETAEASSFRLKSAESQPVDVSEDEEFWNTYQGLQEQLSRNTHKENEPVYERAVPTQQIIAFPEQTNTKDWTVTPEHVLPESQSLLTFEEVAMYFSQEEWELLDPTQKALYNDVMQENYETVISLALFVLPKPKVISCLEQGEEPWVQVSPEFKDSAGKSPTGLKLKNDTENHQPVSLSDLEIQASTDIISKKAKVKVPQKTAGKENHFDIHRVGKWHQDFPVKKRKKLSTWKQELLKLMDRHKKDCAREKPFKCQECGKTFRVSSDLIKHQRIHTEEKPYKCQQCDKRFRWSSDLNKHLTTHQGIKPYKCSWCGKSFSQNTNLHTHQRTHTGEKPFTCHECGKKFSQNSHLIKHRRTHTGEQPYTCSICRRNFSRRSSLLRHQKLHL, from the exons ATGATGATGGTAGATCTGAAAGTGGCTGCATACTTGGACCCTCAGATCAGGGCTTTGTGGGAGACCAAGGGACCTGCAAGAGAGAGCTCCGGTCAGAGTAAAAAATCTCCTCAGATGGACAGTCTCGATCCTAAGAGCTCTTGCTGGCACTTCCGGAACTTCACCTATGAAGAAGCAGCTGGACCTCGTGAGGCTGTCAGCAAACTTCAAGAATTATGTCATCTATGGCTGAGGCCAGAGATCCACTCAAAAGAGCAGATACTGGAACTGCTGGTGCTAGAGCAGTTCCTGACTATTCTGCCCAGGGAGACACAGACCCAGATGCAGAAGCACCATCCACAGAGCATTGAGGAGGCTGTGGCTCTGGTAGAACACTTGCAGAGGGAATCTGGTCAGACATGGAATGGG GTTGCAGTCCATGAGCTGGGAAAGGAGGCAGTGCTCTTGGGAGAAACAGCAGAGGCCTCAAGTTTCAGGCTGAAGTCAGCAGAGTCCCAACCAGTGGACGTATCCGAAGATGAAGAATTTTGGAATACATACCAGGGTCTGCAAGAACAGCTCAGCAGGAATACTCATAAAGAGAATGAGCCCGTGTATGAGAGGG CTGTGCCTACTCAACAGATTATAGCCTTTCCTGAGCAAACAAACACCAAAGACTGGACAGTGACACCTGAGCACGTCTTGCCTGAGTCCCAG AGCTTGTTGACATTTGAAGAAGTGGCCATGTATTTTTCCCAGGAAGAATGGGAGTTATTGGATCCCACTCAGAAGGCCCTCTACAATGATGTAATGCAGGAAAACTATGAGACTGTCATCTCTCTAG CATTGTTTGTGCTCCCCAAACCTAAAGTGATCTCCTGTCTAGAGCAAGGGGAAGAGCCATGGGTTCAAGTGTCCCCGGAGTTTAAGGATAGTGCCGGAAAATCTCCTACAG GGTTAAAGCTCAAAAATGACACTGAAAATCATCAGCCTGTATCTCTTTCTGACTTAGAAATACAAGCATCAACAGACATCATATCAAAAAAGGCCAAAGTAAAAGTTCCCCAGAAAACAGCAGgcaaagaaaatcattttgataTTCACAGAGTGGGGAAATGGCACCAAGATTTTccagtgaagaaaagaaagaaactttcaacCTGGAAACAAGAGCTGCTCAAACTTATGGATCGTCACAAGAAGGATTGTGCAAGAGAGAAGCCTTTTAAATGTCAGGAATGTGGGAAAACCTTCAGAGTTAGCTCTGACCTGATTAAGCACCAAAGAATTCACACTGaagagaaaccctataaatgtcAACAGTGTGATAAGAGGTTTAGGTGGAGTTCAGATCTTAATAAGCACTTAACAACACACCAAGGAATAAAACCATATAAATGTTCATGGTGTGGGAAAAGCTTCAGTCAAAATACAAATCTGCATACACACCAAAGAACTCATACAGGAGAAAAGCCCTTCACATGTCATGAATGTGGAAAAAAATTCAGTCAGAACTCCCACCTTATTAAACACCGGAGAACCCACACAGGTGAGCAGCCATATACTTGCAGCATATGCAGGAGAAATTTCAGCAGGCGGTCAAGCCTTCTTAGACACCAGAAACTCCACCTGTGA
- the ZNF75A gene encoding zinc finger protein 75A isoform X6, whose amino-acid sequence MMMVDLKVAAYLDPQIRALWETKGPARESSGQSKKSPQMDSLDPKSSCWHFRNFTYEEAAGPREAVSKLQELCHLWLRPEIHSKEQILELLVLEQFLTILPRETQTQMQKHHPQSIEEAVALVEHLQRESGQTWNGVAVHELGKEAVLLGETAEASSFRLKSAESQPVDVSEDEEFWNTYQGLQEQLSRNTHKENEPVYERAVPTQQIIAFPEQTNTKDWTVTPEHVLPESQSASFTLAPPYLVLSRLSPSKELIRPAYIPCNFWSLVPPWLDIGY is encoded by the exons ATGATGATGGTAGATCTGAAAGTGGCTGCATACTTGGACCCTCAGATCAGGGCTTTGTGGGAGACCAAGGGACCTGCAAGAGAGAGCTCCGGTCAGAGTAAAAAATCTCCTCAGATGGACAGTCTCGATCCTAAGAGCTCTTGCTGGCACTTCCGGAACTTCACCTATGAAGAAGCAGCTGGACCTCGTGAGGCTGTCAGCAAACTTCAAGAATTATGTCATCTATGGCTGAGGCCAGAGATCCACTCAAAAGAGCAGATACTGGAACTGCTGGTGCTAGAGCAGTTCCTGACTATTCTGCCCAGGGAGACACAGACCCAGATGCAGAAGCACCATCCACAGAGCATTGAGGAGGCTGTGGCTCTGGTAGAACACTTGCAGAGGGAATCTGGTCAGACATGGAATGGG GTTGCAGTCCATGAGCTGGGAAAGGAGGCAGTGCTCTTGGGAGAAACAGCAGAGGCCTCAAGTTTCAGGCTGAAGTCAGCAGAGTCCCAACCAGTGGACGTATCCGAAGATGAAGAATTTTGGAATACATACCAGGGTCTGCAAGAACAGCTCAGCAGGAATACTCATAAAGAGAATGAGCCCGTGTATGAGAGGG CTGTGCCTACTCAACAGATTATAGCCTTTCCTGAGCAAACAAACACCAAAGACTGGACAGTGACACCTGAGCACGTCTTGCCTGAGTCCCAG TCAGCGTCCTTCACATTGGCTCCACCATACCTGGTCTTATCCAGGCTGAGTCCTTCTAAAGAGTTAATAAGACCAGCTTATATTCCCTGCAACTTCTGGAGCTTGGTTCCCCCTTGGTTGGATATAGGGTATTGA